In Candidatus Delongbacteria bacterium, one genomic interval encodes:
- a CDS encoding ABC transporter ATP-binding protein, whose translation MPAGTVRRCRAWADHAPCSGWASRSTREYFPSAGGWRLAGTQDLNSELIRLEGLTRVYAQGGLSVTALAGVSLVIQRGEYVAIMGPSGSGKSTLMNLIGLMDRPSAGSYRLNGIEVGALGSDEELSRIRGREIGFVFQNFNLLARQTAIENVELPLVYQGVSALERRERARRALERVGLSDREDHRPSELSGGQRQRVAVARALVTDPSLLLADEPTGNLDSRTGEDILALFRELHAQGNTLMVVTHDPTIASRAQRVIHLLDGHVERDVLNPATVDQN comes from the coding sequence ATGCCCGCTGGCACAGTACGGCGCTGCCGCGCCTGGGCGGATCACGCGCCGTGTTCGGGCTGGGCATCACGGAGTACGCGGGAGTATTTTCCTTCAGCAGGGGGTTGGCGATTGGCTGGAACGCAGGACTTGAATTCTGAGCTGATCCGGCTCGAGGGGCTGACACGTGTCTACGCCCAGGGAGGACTCTCGGTGACCGCACTGGCCGGGGTGAGCCTGGTGATCCAGCGCGGCGAGTACGTGGCGATCATGGGTCCCAGCGGCAGCGGAAAGTCCACCCTGATGAACCTGATCGGGCTGATGGACCGTCCCAGTGCGGGCAGTTATCGCCTCAACGGCATTGAAGTGGGAGCGCTGGGCAGCGATGAGGAACTGTCGCGCATCCGGGGCCGCGAGATCGGCTTCGTGTTCCAGAACTTCAACCTGCTGGCCCGCCAGACGGCCATCGAGAATGTGGAACTGCCCCTGGTCTATCAGGGCGTGTCCGCCCTCGAGCGCCGCGAACGGGCTCGCCGGGCGCTGGAACGGGTAGGTTTGAGCGACCGGGAAGACCACCGCCCCTCGGAACTTTCCGGTGGCCAGCGTCAGCGTGTGGCCGTCGCCCGCGCTCTGGTCACCGATCCCAGCCTGCTGCTGGCCGATGAACCCACCGGCAACCTGGACAGCCGCACGGGCGAGGACATCCTGGCCCTGTTCCGCGAGCTGCATGCCCAGGGAAATACCCTGATGGTGGTGACCCACGACCCGACCATCGCGTCCCGTGCCCAGCGGGTGATTCACCTGCTGGACGGGCATGTGGAGCGCGATGTTCTCAATCCTGCGACGGTGGACCAGAACTGA
- a CDS encoding carbamate kinase: protein MTRPPATVVVALGGNAISASSKASIHEEFANTRESIRNLRPLLDAGIRLIITHGNGPQVGNRLFATELSWGKVPAIPLGVLVADTQGSIGYMIEQCLRNDLIRRGHAERRVATVVTQVLVDQHDPALIEPTKFVGQAWSVEEAMALREERGWVLREDKSRGWRRVVGSPQPLEVVNAPEIRTLLDSGAIVIAGGGGGIPCYRETDGSLEGVDAVIDKDRLSALLANQVGAPELYILTGVSRVALNFGTPDVELLDSLSVSRARELHAAGHFPAGSMGPKVDAAIQFIEGGGKRCLITDFAGLAQALEGGGGTWITA, encoded by the coding sequence ATGACCCGACCGCCCGCCACCGTGGTGGTTGCCCTGGGAGGCAACGCCATTTCCGCCAGCAGCAAGGCGTCGATCCACGAGGAATTCGCCAACACGCGGGAATCCATCCGCAACCTGCGTCCCCTGCTGGATGCGGGCATCCGCCTGATCATCACCCACGGCAACGGACCCCAGGTGGGCAACCGGCTGTTCGCCACCGAACTGTCCTGGGGCAAGGTCCCCGCGATTCCGTTGGGCGTGCTGGTGGCCGACACCCAGGGCAGCATCGGCTACATGATCGAGCAATGCCTGCGCAACGACCTGATCCGTCGCGGGCATGCCGAGCGCCGGGTGGCCACGGTGGTGACCCAGGTTCTGGTCGATCAGCACGATCCGGCCCTGATCGAACCCACCAAATTCGTGGGTCAGGCCTGGAGCGTGGAGGAGGCGATGGCCCTGCGCGAGGAGCGCGGCTGGGTCCTGCGCGAAGACAAGTCCCGGGGCTGGCGCCGCGTGGTGGGCAGCCCCCAGCCGCTTGAAGTGGTCAACGCCCCCGAGATCCGTACCCTGCTGGACAGCGGCGCGATCGTGATCGCGGGCGGCGGCGGCGGCATTCCTTGCTACCGCGAAACGGATGGTTCGCTGGAAGGCGTGGACGCCGTGATCGACAAGGACCGGCTGAGCGCCCTGCTGGCCAACCAGGTGGGAGCGCCCGAGCTCTACATCCTGACGGGGGTCTCGCGCGTGGCGCTGAATTTCGGCACTCCCGACGTGGAGCTGCTGGACAGCCTGAGCGTCTCACGGGCACGCGAACTGCACGCCGCCGGTCATTTTCCCGCGGGCAGCATGGGGCCCAAGGTGGATGCGGCGATCCAGTTCATCGAAGGCGGCGGCAAGCGCTGCCTGATCACCGACTTCGCCGGGCTGGCCCAGGCCCTCGAGGGCGGAGGCGGCACCTGGATCACGGCCTGA
- a CDS encoding MFS transporter: MSAATRSPAELIRLTLRIQMMAALFQGSVLASQQLVSTVARKSLEASDFQVMLITMVLPLCFTFSIWWGGMLRRVRNWRILFPLLGVFGALPMALMSLSTSITVLLFLLTVFFTGQSLYIPLKNRIVQSNYPPGRRGRLFSLVSMVQAGVVLTVSWVLGHWMDAGPDNWRWLFVVIAVSGLIDRCLNGMIPIGGEARLEAQRWGRPDTEETPAAFRFSLLGPLRDAVTELKGNRPFLHWELHFMLYGLSFFMILAVLPGFLVQGMGLSYATIAVGQISLARLGNMVSTNLFGRLHDRTNPATYCGGVFLLLAGYPTVLLMCSLLLGTSSALIWLLYLGFLINGVAMSGVNMAWTMSAMTFARGNDAARYQSIHVSLTGIRGLLGPLLGWATTVLFGWSTAFSLAILLLLIASWLMFRQGRGLRANPGLLQPEQTLVALTPSP; the protein is encoded by the coding sequence ATGAGCGCCGCCACCCGCAGCCCAGCCGAACTGATTCGCCTGACCCTGCGCATCCAGATGATGGCCGCCCTGTTCCAGGGCAGCGTGCTCGCCAGCCAGCAGCTGGTGTCCACCGTGGCCCGCAAGAGTCTGGAAGCCAGCGACTTCCAGGTGATGCTGATCACCATGGTGCTGCCACTGTGCTTCACCTTCTCGATCTGGTGGGGTGGCATGCTGCGCCGTGTGCGCAACTGGCGGATCCTCTTTCCGCTGCTGGGGGTCTTCGGTGCCCTGCCGATGGCCCTGATGAGTCTCTCGACCAGCATCACGGTGCTGCTGTTCCTGCTGACCGTGTTCTTCACGGGCCAGTCACTGTACATCCCCCTGAAGAACCGCATCGTGCAGAGCAACTACCCGCCCGGACGTCGCGGAAGGTTGTTCAGCCTGGTCTCGATGGTCCAGGCCGGTGTCGTGCTCACGGTCAGCTGGGTGCTGGGACACTGGATGGATGCCGGCCCCGACAACTGGCGCTGGCTCTTCGTGGTGATCGCGGTGTCCGGTCTGATCGACCGCTGCCTCAACGGAATGATCCCCATCGGCGGCGAAGCTCGCCTCGAGGCGCAGCGCTGGGGGCGTCCGGACACGGAAGAAACTCCCGCTGCCTTTCGCTTCTCCCTGCTGGGGCCACTGCGTGATGCGGTGACCGAGCTCAAGGGCAACCGCCCCTTCCTGCACTGGGAGCTGCACTTCATGCTCTACGGGCTCAGTTTCTTCATGATCCTGGCCGTGCTGCCCGGTTTTCTGGTGCAGGGCATGGGTCTGAGTTACGCCACCATTGCCGTGGGACAGATTTCGCTGGCCCGTCTGGGCAACATGGTCAGTACCAATCTCTTCGGCCGGCTGCATGACCGCACCAATCCGGCCACCTATTGCGGTGGTGTGTTCCTGCTGCTGGCCGGTTACCCCACGGTGCTGCTGATGTGTTCGCTGCTGCTGGGGACCTCGTCCGCGCTGATCTGGTTGCTCTATCTGGGCTTTCTGATCAATGGTGTGGCCATGAGCGGGGTCAACATGGCCTGGACCATGTCCGCCATGACGTTCGCCCGGGGCAATGACGCGGCCCGCTACCAGAGCATCCATGTGAGTCTCACGGGCATCCGCGGCCTGCTGGGACCACTGCTGGGCTGGGCCACAACCGTGCTCTTCGGCTGGAGCACGGCCTTTTCGCTGGCCATCCTCCTTCTGCTGATCGCGTCCTGGTTGATGTTCCGCCAGGGCCGCGGCCTGCGCGCCAACCCGGGCCTGCTGCAACCCGAACAGACACTCGTGGCGCTCACCCCATCGCCCTGA
- a CDS encoding phosphoribosylformylglycinamidine cyclo-ligase → MSSYKDAGVDIAAGERLVKGIGELVKGTATAGSIGSIGAFGGFFRPDFRAMKDPVLVSSVDGVGTKLMVAFASGVHHTVGQCLVNHCVNDILACGARPLFFLDYFATGKLDTEVAHEVIRGFTIACKENGCALVGGETAEMPGMYRPGEYDLAGTIVGMVERENILDGSRVRAGDVLLALPSTGLHTNGYSLARRSLFELGKLGLEHRLEDGRSLGEALLAVHRSYLHPVSALLDALPVHALSHITGGGILGNTRRVVPDGLHIELEQGAWQVPELFRLIQTCGSVSDDDMLEAFNLGIGMVILLDEADTPAAEALLRERGESPVRIGRIRG, encoded by the coding sequence GTGAGCAGTTACAAGGACGCGGGCGTGGACATCGCCGCTGGTGAACGCCTGGTCAAGGGAATCGGCGAGCTGGTGAAGGGCACGGCCACCGCCGGCAGCATCGGCAGCATTGGAGCCTTCGGCGGATTCTTCCGTCCCGACTTCCGTGCCATGAAGGATCCCGTGCTGGTCTCCAGCGTGGATGGCGTGGGCACCAAGCTGATGGTGGCCTTCGCCAGTGGCGTGCATCACACGGTGGGCCAGTGCCTGGTGAACCACTGCGTGAACGACATCCTGGCCTGCGGAGCCCGGCCGCTGTTCTTCCTGGACTACTTCGCCACCGGCAAGCTGGACACCGAGGTGGCCCACGAGGTGATCCGCGGTTTCACCATCGCCTGCAAGGAGAACGGCTGCGCCCTCGTGGGCGGCGAGACCGCCGAGATGCCCGGGATGTACCGCCCCGGTGAGTACGATCTGGCCGGCACCATCGTGGGCATGGTCGAACGGGAGAACATTCTCGATGGCAGCCGGGTGCGCGCCGGCGATGTGCTGCTGGCACTGCCGAGCACGGGCCTGCACACCAACGGCTACAGCCTGGCCCGGCGGTCCCTCTTCGAGCTGGGAAAACTGGGCCTGGAGCACAGGCTGGAAGATGGACGCAGCCTGGGCGAAGCCCTGCTGGCCGTGCACCGCAGTTACCTGCACCCGGTCTCGGCCCTGCTGGACGCACTGCCCGTGCACGCGCTCAGTCACATCACGGGCGGCGGCATTCTGGGCAACACCCGCCGCGTGGTGCCCGACGGTCTGCACATCGAGCTGGAGCAGGGGGCCTGGCAGGTTCCCGAGCTGTTCCGGCTGATCCAGACCTGCGGTTCCGTGAGCGACGACGACATGCTGGAAGCATTCAACCTGGGCATCGGCATGGTCATCCTGCTGGATGAGGCCGACACGCCCGCCGCCGAAGCCCTGCTGCGCGAGCGGGGCGAATCGCCGGTGCGCATCGGGCGCATCCGCGGCTGA
- the sucC gene encoding ADP-forming succinate--CoA ligase subunit beta gives MKIHEYQGKEILKRYGVPVPHSVPITGTDALDAAVGAAWDTLAGPVAVVKAQIHAGGRGKGGGVKLARSREECISLARQIMGMQLVTHQTGPEGKKVQRLLVEAGCNIVHEYYVGMVLDRQTSRVTMMASTEGGMEIEKVAEATPEKIFKESINPATGFQAFQARRLAFRLGLSGDALKNAVKLFMALARAYEDTDASLFEINPMVTTAEGQVLALDAKVNFDDNALFRHKPYAELRDLSEEEASEIEASEHGLNYIKLDGTVGCMVNGAGLAMGTMDIIKYCGGEPANFLDVGGGANAQTVEAGFNIILSDPNVKAVLINIFGGIVRCDRVAAGVIEAVRKLGLTIPVIVRLAGTNHEEAAQMLRTSGIALIVGDNLRDAAEKAVAAANGR, from the coding sequence ATGAAGATTCATGAGTACCAGGGCAAGGAGATTCTCAAGCGATACGGGGTACCCGTGCCGCACAGCGTGCCGATCACCGGAACGGACGCACTGGACGCCGCAGTGGGCGCGGCCTGGGACACCCTCGCCGGCCCGGTGGCCGTGGTGAAGGCCCAGATCCACGCCGGAGGACGCGGCAAGGGTGGCGGCGTCAAGCTGGCCCGCTCACGCGAAGAGTGCATCAGCCTGGCCAGGCAGATCATGGGCATGCAGCTCGTGACCCACCAGACCGGGCCCGAGGGCAAGAAGGTGCAGCGTCTGCTGGTCGAGGCCGGTTGCAACATCGTGCACGAGTACTACGTGGGCATGGTGCTGGACCGTCAGACCTCCCGGGTGACCATGATGGCCTCCACCGAGGGCGGCATGGAAATCGAGAAGGTGGCCGAAGCCACTCCCGAGAAAATCTTCAAGGAGAGCATCAACCCGGCCACGGGATTCCAGGCTTTCCAGGCCCGGCGCCTGGCCTTCCGTCTGGGGCTTTCGGGCGATGCGCTCAAGAACGCGGTCAAGCTCTTCATGGCGCTGGCCAGAGCATATGAGGACACGGACGCCAGCCTCTTCGAGATCAACCCCATGGTCACCACGGCCGAAGGGCAGGTGCTGGCGCTGGATGCCAAGGTCAACTTCGACGACAACGCCCTCTTCCGTCACAAACCCTATGCGGAGCTGCGTGACCTGAGCGAAGAGGAGGCCAGCGAGATCGAGGCCAGCGAACACGGCCTGAACTACATCAAGCTCGACGGGACCGTGGGCTGCATGGTCAACGGTGCGGGCCTGGCCATGGGCACCATGGACATCATCAAGTACTGCGGCGGCGAGCCCGCGAACTTCCTGGACGTGGGCGGAGGCGCCAATGCCCAGACCGTGGAGGCGGGGTTCAACATCATCCTCTCCGATCCCAATGTGAAGGCCGTGCTGATCAACATCTTCGGCGGAATCGTGCGCTGCGACCGCGTGGCGGCCGGCGTGATCGAGGCCGTGCGCAAGCTGGGTCTCACCATTCCCGTGATCGTGCGCCTGGCAGGCACCAATCACGAGGAAGCGGCCCAGATGCTGCGTACCAGCGGCATTGCCCTGATCGTCGGTGACAACCTGCGCGACGCGGCCGAAAAGGCCGTGGCCGCCGCCAACGGCCGCTAA
- the ndk gene encoding nucleoside-diphosphate kinase, whose product MERTLMIIKPDAVKGRHIGHIVSFLEKENFNLLGLRMVQLSTAQAQDFYAVHKERPFYNDLVSYMTSGKVVVIALEGENAVARMRAIIGATNPKDAAEGTIRKLYAESIEANAVHGSDSAENGLVETSFYFATSEMNALR is encoded by the coding sequence ATGGAACGCACGTTGATGATCATCAAGCCGGACGCAGTGAAAGGCCGGCATATCGGACACATCGTCTCCTTCCTCGAGAAGGAGAATTTCAATCTGCTGGGACTGCGCATGGTGCAGCTGAGCACGGCCCAGGCCCAGGACTTCTACGCCGTTCACAAGGAACGCCCGTTCTACAACGATCTGGTGTCCTACATGACTTCCGGCAAGGTCGTCGTGATCGCCCTGGAAGGTGAGAACGCCGTGGCCCGCATGCGTGCCATCATTGGTGCCACCAACCCCAAGGACGCCGCCGAGGGAACCATCCGCAAGCTCTATGCCGAGAGCATCGAGGCCAATGCGGTGCACGGCAGCGACAGCGCCGAAAACGGTCTGGTGGAGACCTCATTCTACTTCGCCACCAGCGAGATGAACGCCCTGCGCTAG
- the sucD gene encoding succinate--CoA ligase subunit alpha, which produces MAILLTKKNRVIVQGFTGGEGTFHAGQMIEYGTNIVGGVTPGKGGTQHLERPVFDCVSDAVQELQADTSIIFVPPPFAADAILEAIEAGIKLIVTITEGIPTRDMVPVKAALNASGAVMIGPNCPGLITPGQAKLGILPGFIHSPGPVGVISRSGTLTYEAVGQLGDVGIGQSTCVGIGGDPIIGSNFTDILRHFKNDADTKGIVMIGEIGGSAEEEAAQYIADQIKVPVVGFIAGQTAPPGRRMGHAGAIIAGGKGTAKEKMGALKEAGVHVAASPADIGRMMKEVLGL; this is translated from the coding sequence ATGGCCATTCTGCTGACCAAGAAGAATCGCGTGATCGTGCAGGGCTTCACCGGGGGTGAAGGCACCTTCCACGCGGGACAGATGATCGAATACGGCACCAACATCGTCGGTGGTGTCACACCGGGCAAGGGTGGCACACAGCACCTCGAACGCCCGGTCTTCGACTGCGTGAGTGACGCGGTCCAGGAACTGCAGGCCGACACCAGCATCATCTTCGTGCCGCCACCCTTCGCGGCCGATGCGATCCTGGAAGCCATCGAAGCCGGCATCAAGCTGATCGTGACCATCACCGAGGGCATTCCCACTCGTGACATGGTACCCGTGAAAGCCGCGCTGAACGCCAGTGGCGCCGTGATGATCGGCCCCAACTGCCCGGGTCTGATCACTCCCGGCCAGGCCAAGCTGGGCATCCTGCCCGGTTTCATCCACAGCCCGGGCCCCGTGGGCGTGATCAGCCGCAGCGGCACCCTGACCTACGAAGCCGTGGGCCAGCTGGGTGATGTGGGCATTGGCCAGAGCACGTGCGTGGGCATTGGTGGCGACCCGATCATCGGCAGCAACTTCACCGACATCCTGCGCCATTTCAAGAACGATGCGGACACCAAGGGCATCGTGATGATCGGCGAAATCGGCGGCAGCGCCGAAGAGGAAGCTGCCCAGTACATCGCCGACCAGATCAAGGTGCCCGTGGTGGGCTTCATCGCCGGGCAGACCGCTCCTCCCGGACGCCGCATGGGTCACGCCGGGGCGATCATCGCCGGTGGCAAGGGCACCGCGAAGGAGAAGATGGGCGCGCTCAAGGAAGCCGGTGTGCATGTGGCCGCATCGCCGGCCGACATCGGGCGGATGATGAAAGAGGTCCTGGGGCTCTAG
- a CDS encoding long-chain fatty acid--CoA ligase yields MTAQTLPECFLHTTSTFPDRPAYATQVKGSYQFLSWKETRERVFTIAAGLLELGLKPGDRLGILAPNRLEWMLADMGALLVGIVVVPVYPSLPAGQVGGIMADCRANAVVVSDKEQLEKIAALRGRLVELQHVIRMPDCPEMDAGPGLKGWDLLVSLGDQRRGRLPEEIEQLARGHRSDEVFTFIYTSGTTGDQKGVMLTHRNILHNVAGACENFPVCETDSFLSFLPLSHVFERMAGYYFPMCVGALVLYARDMSTVGEDLTRARPTVMISVPRLFEKIHARIMDNVDTGPKVKQKLFAWALTVGARLADLAQQGKKPRGLLALQVAIADRLVFSRIRQKTGGRLRFMVSGGAPLARFLGDFFLGAGMRIVEGYGLTESSPVITANTLVSFRFGTVGHPFPGVEVKIAPDGEILARGPNIMAGYYNNPDATREAIVDGWLHTGDIGHFDPQGFLRITDRKKNLIVTSGGKNVAPQPIEKLLCRSPLIEQCMLIGDRRNFISALIVPNFERLQAMMGGPARSLSTEEIAEHPDVYKRIEDEIRNLSGELARHEQVRRFVLLGNEFSIDAGELTPKLEVKRHFVVGKYHDLIEQMYTVEA; encoded by the coding sequence ATGACAGCCCAGACCCTCCCCGAGTGCTTCCTGCATACCACCAGCACCTTTCCCGACCGTCCGGCCTACGCGACGCAGGTGAAAGGCAGCTACCAGTTCCTCAGCTGGAAGGAAACCCGGGAACGGGTCTTCACCATCGCGGCGGGGTTGCTCGAGCTGGGCCTCAAACCGGGCGACCGGCTGGGAATTCTTGCTCCCAACCGTCTGGAGTGGATGCTGGCCGACATGGGAGCCCTGCTGGTGGGCATCGTGGTGGTGCCCGTCTATCCCAGTCTGCCGGCCGGGCAGGTGGGCGGCATCATGGCCGATTGTCGGGCCAATGCGGTGGTGGTGTCCGACAAGGAACAGCTCGAGAAGATCGCGGCCCTGCGCGGACGACTGGTCGAGCTGCAGCATGTGATCCGCATGCCGGACTGTCCGGAAATGGATGCCGGTCCGGGGCTGAAAGGCTGGGATCTGCTGGTATCTCTGGGGGACCAGCGCCGGGGACGCCTGCCCGAGGAAATCGAGCAACTGGCGCGTGGACATCGGTCGGACGAGGTCTTCACGTTCATCTACACCTCGGGCACCACGGGCGACCAGAAGGGTGTGATGCTGACGCACCGCAACATCCTGCACAACGTGGCCGGTGCCTGCGAGAACTTTCCCGTGTGCGAGACGGACAGTTTCCTGTCCTTCCTGCCGCTGTCACACGTCTTCGAACGCATGGCGGGCTACTACTTTCCCATGTGCGTGGGCGCACTGGTTCTGTATGCGCGCGACATGAGCACCGTGGGCGAGGACCTGACGCGGGCCCGGCCCACCGTGATGATCAGTGTGCCAAGGCTGTTCGAGAAGATCCACGCGCGCATCATGGACAACGTGGACACGGGACCCAAGGTCAAGCAGAAACTCTTCGCCTGGGCCCTGACGGTTGGAGCACGCCTTGCCGACCTGGCACAACAGGGGAAGAAGCCCCGGGGGCTGCTGGCCCTGCAGGTGGCCATCGCCGACCGACTGGTTTTTTCGCGCATCCGCCAGAAGACCGGAGGTCGGCTGCGCTTCATGGTGTCCGGCGGTGCTCCTCTGGCGCGATTCCTCGGGGATTTCTTCCTGGGAGCAGGCATGCGCATCGTCGAAGGATACGGTCTTACCGAGTCCAGCCCGGTGATCACGGCCAACACTCTTGTGTCCTTCCGCTTCGGCACGGTCGGGCATCCCTTCCCGGGCGTGGAGGTCAAGATCGCCCCCGACGGCGAAATCCTGGCGCGCGGACCCAACATCATGGCGGGTTACTACAACAATCCCGATGCGACCCGCGAAGCCATCGTGGACGGCTGGTTGCATACCGGGGACATCGGCCATTTCGATCCGCAGGGATTCCTGCGCATCACGGACCGCAAGAAGAACCTGATCGTCACCTCCGGTGGCAAGAACGTGGCACCGCAGCCCATCGAGAAGCTGCTCTGCCGCAGTCCCCTGATCGAGCAGTGCATGCTCATCGGCGACCGGCGCAATTTCATCAGCGCGCTGATCGTGCCCAATTTCGAGCGCTTGCAGGCGATGATGGGGGGCCCCGCCCGGTCACTGAGCACCGAGGAGATCGCCGAGCATCCCGATGTATACAAACGTATCGAGGACGAGATCCGGAACCTCAGCGGCGAGTTGGCACGCCACGAGCAGGTGCGACGGTTCGTGCTGCTGGGCAACGAGTTCAGCATCGACGCCGGCGAGCTGACCCCCAAGCTGGAGGTCAAACGCCATTTCGTGGTGGGCAAGTATCACGACCTGATCGAACAGATGTACACGGTTGAGGCCTGA